A window from Argopecten irradians isolate NY chromosome 3, Ai_NY, whole genome shotgun sequence encodes these proteins:
- the LOC138319760 gene encoding uncharacterized protein, producing MAQVCVPPSNPSPTPTTQSLCSPIPSFTLSNYTKSMFPYPTPHPLQLHQVCFPQFYPSPTPSTPSLCSTIPTLTYSHYTKFVFPYSIPHSLPLHQVCVPPSHPSPTTTTPSLFPQSHPLPTTTKPSVCAPHPIPHSLPLHQVCVPPSHPLPTPSTPSLCYPIPSLNHSHYTKSVLPISPLTHNHYT from the coding sequence ATGGCCCAAGTCTGTGTTCCCCCATCCAATCCCTCACCCACTCCCACTACACAAAGTCTATGTTCCCCAATCCCATCCTTCACCCTCTCCAACTACACCAAGTCTATGTTCCCCTATCCCACCCCTCACCCTCTCCAACTACACCAAGTCTGTTTTCCCCAATTCTACCCCTCACCCACTCCCTCTACACCAAGTCTGTGTTCCACAATCCCAACCCTCACCTACTCCCACTACACCAAGTTTGTGTTCCCCTATTCCATCCCTCACTCACTACCACTACACCAAGTCTGTGTTCCCCCATCCCATCCCTCACCCACTACCACTACACCAAGTCTGTTTCCCCAATCCCATCCCTTACCCACTACCACTAAACCAAGTGTCTGTGCTCCCCATCCCATCCCTCACTCACTCCCTTTACACCAAGTCTGTGTTCCCCCATCCCATCCCTTACCCACTCCCTCTACACCAAGTCTGTGTTACCCCATCCCATCCCTCAACCACTCCCACTACACCAAGTCTGTGTTACCCATCTCACCCCTCACCCACAACCACTACACCTAG